CGGATAATAAATCGACGAGCGTACTGCTTGGCAACAGCCCGCCGCGCATCAGAAGTAGTTGCTCGTTTAGATATTGTGCACGCACCGATGACTCAAGTGTGCCCGCCAAAATTTCGCGCATAATTCGTCCACGCAATTCATCGTCGTACAGCGTGATGAAGTGTCCGGTGTTCGCGGCGTTTAGTAGTAGCATGTCGCTGCCGGCGTATGATACGGCGACGGACGCGTCGGCGAGTATATCTGGTATGCGCGAGTCGTTTGCGCCGAGTGGAATCGGCCACAGGCGGTTGTTCGGCTGGTGCGGTCCGACGAAAAATTGCTCTTGCGAGAGTGTGAGTTTGCCGTCGGCAAGCGTTGCCCGCACGACGGGGTAGCCCGGCTGCGAAATCCACGTATTCATAAGCGCGCCAACATCTTTGCCGCTGGCAGCACTGAAGCATTGCCACAAGTCATCGCCAGTTGTATTGTCGTATTGGAATTTGGTGAAATAATCAGTTAAGCCGCGGCGGAACGCGTCGTCTCCGATCCAAGTTTGTACCATGCGTAGCAAGCGCCCTCCTTTGGCGTAAACGATTGCGCCGTCAAACAGCGCGCTGATTTCTGCTGGACTTGACACATCAACTTGTACGGGTTGCACGCCGTCAATGCAATCGCGGCGTAGCGCAGCAACGCCTTCGTTACTAGCAAATTCATCCCACTGCCGCCATTCGGGGTGGAGTGCGTCGGTTGCTAAGTATTCCATCAGCGTGGCAAAGCTCTCGTTGAGCCATAAATTATTCCACCACTTCATCGTGACGAGGTTGCCGAACCACTGATGGCTGAGCTCGTGCGCGATGACTGTAGCAATGTACTGTTTGCTTGATACGCTAGCAGTGGCGGGGTCGGCAAGCAGTGCGATCTCGCGATATGTGATAAGCCCCCAGTTCTCCATCGCACCGCTCGAAAAATCAGGCAGAGCGATATGGTCGGATTTTGGCAATGGGTATGGTACGCCGAAGTATTCATTAAAAAAGTCAATCGTCCGCGCTGCGTGATCAAGCGCCCATGAGAGACTAGCGGTGGGCTGTGCCATCGTGGCGTATACATTTACTTCGACGCCGCTTGCGGTACGCGTGGTAGCGCGCTGTAAATCGCCTGCAACGAATGCGACAAGATATGTGCTCATACGAGGCGTAGTTGCAAAAGTTGTGACGTCTGATTGCTGCGAAACGATTGGCATGTTGCTGAGCAATATTGGTTGATCTGATACGAGTGAAATATCAAATGTTGCTTTGGCTTCCGGCTCGTCGATGCATGGAAAGGCCTCACGGGCGTGATGACTTTCGAACTGTGTAGCATAAAGCTCGCGCTGTTTGCCGTCAACTTTGAAATAACAAGGATAAATACCATGCATGGCATCTGTCAGGCGCAGCGAAAATTCAATTGCAATCGTCACCTGATTTGCGCCTGGATGGGGAATAATCAACTCGTCGTTTTTGGCAAAAAACTCCGATACTTCCTGCTGATTCACAAGCACGCGCGATATGTTCAAATCTTTCGCATGCAGGCGAATCGTACCGTCGACAACTTGTTGCCCAACGATAATCGTTGTACCAGTGATGCGTCGTTTGTCGCGTGCGTGCGACAGATTCCATTGAATTGTATAATGTTCGGGAATAAATTGAGAAAATAATCGGTTCATATGCTTAGTATAACAGAGATGCGTTATACTAAGCATATGCGGCAACGACGGCGACGAGTAATAACAGTGATAGCACTCTTGGCGGCACTAGCGGCATGGATTGTGCAAACGATACCGCAGTCGCAGCTAATCGCGACGCCACAGCAACGAAGCGGCGGTGGCGAGTTAGCGAGTGTGGTACTGGAGACATTGCCGGTGAAGGGTCGCGCGCCAAAGACCGGCTATAAGCGGGCGCAATTCGGCGATGGATGGGCGAAGCTTGGTGATTGCGATACGCGAAATTTGATTTTGCAGCGTGATTTGAAAGACGTTATATTAGAAGATGATAAGTGCAAGGTTCGTACGGGCGCATTGAACGATCCATATACTGGCAAAGATATCGCGTTTGCGCGCGGCGCATCGACGAGCGCGGCGGTGCAGATTGACCATGTGGTAGCACTAAGCAATGCGTGGCAAACGGGCGCGCAGCAGCTTTCTGCTGAGCGCCGCGTGCAGTTAGCAAACGATCCGCTGGAGCTGCTGGCGGTAGACGGTCCAGCGAATCAGCAAAAAGGCGATGGCGATGCTGCAACGTGGTTGCCAAGCAACAAGCCGTTTCGCTGCCAATATATTGCGCGCCAAATTGCCGTCAAGCGAAAGTACGCGCTCTGGGTCACCGAGCCGGAAAAAGCCGCCATGGCGCGCGTATTATCGTCGTGTCCAGAGCAGATTGTGCCGGCGTAAGGCTGTGAGGTTAGGTATGCAGTTAAGTAAATTGACTAATAGATAAATTATAAAGCGGAATTATTGAACGAATCATATAACTGCAGCGCTGCAAGCAGTGTGATATTCTCAATTTCACCTGCCGCAACCATGCGTGTGATTTCTGCGCGGTCTGTCCATACGCTTTCGATAAATTCCTCATCGTCTGATGGAAGTGTTTCCTCTCGCAGATCTCTGCACACTATAACAAACTGTTTGCGGTCGGAGCGGCGATTGTTCAAATAGTAGCTACCGATTACCGTACAGCTATTTGCAGTAAACCCTGATTCTTCCGCTAATTCACGGCGGGCAGCGTCAATAATACTTTCGCCTGATTCTATCGCGCCGCCGGGAAGTTGCCAGAGTACTGTATTCGGCGGATAACTATACTCTTTTTGCAATAAAATGTGTCCGTCGGCGTTTATTGCGATGATGGCGACACTATGCGTTTTTGCTGGTGCTTCGCGTAAATAGGATATTTCTTTACCGTTTGGCAGGGCGACTGTATCTTCGGCGAGCTGTAGGCGCGGATGTTGAAAAATATGTTTTCGCGCGATGAATTTCCATGGTTTGATCATGTAAATAGTGTATCACGCTGAATGGGTACACTTTGCTTGAAGCATGCTCTATGCAGTATAATTTCTACCATGTTTAATTTTCTTACACGCAAACGCAAAAAATCATTCTCCGCTTATGATGTACTCGCGGCGCTTTTTCTCACAACGCTTATCGTGAGCAATATTGCTAGTACGAAGATTATTGCCGTTGGTCCGTTAGTGTTTGACGCTGGTACAGTGCTGTTTCCGCTGGCGTATATCGCGGGTGATATCATCACCGAAGTGTACGGGTTTCGGCGGATGCGCCGGCTAATTGTCATTAGCGTGGCGATGATGCTGCTGACATCGGCGACCTTTTGGTTAGTGCAGGTGTTGCCGGCGAGCGCTGATTGGACGAACCAAGCGGCGTATGATTTAACGCTTGGTGTGGTATGGCGTATCGTTGCGGCGTCGCTTGTTGCGCTATTTTTCGGTGAAATCTTGAACGCATACGTGATGGCGCGCGCCAAAGTACAGACCAAGGGGAGTGGCTTGTGGCTGCGGCTGATCGGTAGCTCGGCGGTGGGCGATTCAGTCGACACAGTTTTGTTTAGTGTCATTGCATTTATTGGTACGATGCCATTCGTATCGCTTGTACAGTTGATTGCGACGGTGTTCGCGATCAAAATGGCAGTGGAGATTATCATTTCGCCCGTGACGATGCGTTTTATCTACGCCATTAAACAGCACGAAAAAACCGATGTGTACGAATTGCCCGCAAAGCACTTGCTGGACTAACTATAACGGTACGCCTGCCGGTAGTTTATCACCGTAGTAGCGTGCCAGGAATTGTTGTTTGAACGCAAAAAATGTGCCGTCAATGATTGATTCGCGAATTTGGTCGACTGTTCGCACGACGAAACGCTCATTGTGAATGCTTGCGAGCGTCGCGCCTAGAATTTCATCGGCGCGGAATAAGTGATTGACATAAGCGCGAGTGTAATGCTGGCAGGTATAGCAATCGCATGCGGCGTCAATTGGTGAAAAATCTGCTTTGAAGCGCGCGTTGCTAATATTGATGCGACCATTGAGCGTGTAGAGCGCGCCGTTGCGCGCTTGGCGGGTTGGCGCTACGCAATCAAATGTATCGATACCATATTCCACACCCAGGAATAAATCCGCTGGCTGCGACCCCATACCGAGCAAATGGCGCGGTTTCTCTGCTGGCAGCGTCTCACACACCCAGCGAACGACGCTTGAGATTTCGCCTGGCTCAAATACGCCGCCGATGCCATAACCGTCGAACTTGCGTGCGCCTAAAAATGCGGCTGACTTGCGTCGCAAGGCTTCGTCGCGCGCACCTTGTACGACGCCGTAAAGTGCCTGTAAATTTTCGCCGCGCTCTGTATGCTCAGCATTAAGATCTGAGTGGCGTTTCAAACAGCGCTCCGCCCAGGCGTGCGTCCGATTCATTGCTGTCACAATCGTTTCGTGTGAGGCGAGCGGTGCAGTCAACTCATCGAACGCCATGTGAATGTCCGCGCCGATTGCATGTTGCAGCTCCATCGAAGACTCTGGTGTCATTAGCAGTTTCGCGCCGTCGATATGCGAGCGAAATTCTGCGCCCTCGTCTGTTACTCTTACCAGCTGGTTGTGTGATGCTACTGCCAACTTGGCGCTACCTTTCTGCGTGTGTGCTACCGCGTCGATACCTTTTTTGTATGCGATCCCCAAGCTAAATACTTGAAACCCGCCACTATCAGTAAATGTTGGTTCGCTCCAGTTCATGAATGCACCCAGCCCGCCGCCAGCTCGTACAATGTCTGCGCCCGGTCGCAGCATTAAATGATATGTATTTGCTAGTACCGCCTGTCCGCCGTAGTTGCGAACTTGCTCAGGCGTAATCGCTTTCACTGTTGCTTTGGTACCGCCTACAATAAACGCTGGTGTGCGAATTTCGCCATGTGGCGTATGAATGACACCCGCCCGCGCCAGCGTGCTGGGCAGACGGTGAGTAATATTAAAAGTAAGCGCAATATCCATGAGCATATAGTATAGCGTATTTGCGCCGGTAGATGGGATACGATATAGTAAGGCGTGTTGCTGCTAATTGGCAGCAAGGAACTTTGAGAGAAGGGGCTTTATGTCTACTACGCTGTATTCTGCGCGTATCATTGAGGGGCCGAGCCTTTCACGATTTACTCTCGCTCTTGCTGCGAATAGCAGCGAAGAGATTTCTCTTCGCCTCACCCTCAGCGAGGACAGAGAGATTATTTATGAGCAATGGACAACGTGGATAAATTTTAATAGCGTGAAATGCTCTACTCGCCTGGACGGCATGTATACCGTCCAGGACGGGTATTGGAATATTCAATATGACCCGCTCAGGCGAGCAGGTCATATTGTTGCCGCCGGCGTTCGTGCCGGCTATGATGACATCATAGCCGCGCGACGCGCGTTCTTTGGCGCGCGCTTGCGTCGTTTTGTCACAGTCAGGTACGCCACCTGGCTGTAAAACG
This portion of the TM7 phylum sp. oral taxon 349 genome encodes:
- a CDS encoding M1 family metallopeptidase, whose translation is MNRLFSQFIPEHYTIQWNLSHARDKRRITGTTIIVGQQVVDGTIRLHAKDLNISRVLVNQQEVSEFFAKNDELIIPHPGANQVTIAIEFSLRLTDAMHGIYPCYFKVDGKQRELYATQFESHHAREAFPCIDEPEAKATFDISLVSDQPILLSNMPIVSQQSDVTTFATTPRMSTYLVAFVAGDLQRATTRTASGVEVNVYATMAQPTASLSWALDHAARTIDFFNEYFGVPYPLPKSDHIALPDFSSGAMENWGLITYREIALLADPATASVSSKQYIATVIAHELSHQWFGNLVTMKWWNNLWLNESFATLMEYLATDALHPEWRQWDEFASNEGVAALRRDCIDGVQPVQVDVSSPAEISALFDGAIVYAKGGRLLRMVQTWIGDDAFRRGLTDYFTKFQYDNTTGDDLWQCFSAASGKDVGALMNTWISQPGYPVVRATLADGKLTLSQEQFFVGPHQPNNRLWPIPLGANDSRIPDILADASVAVSYAGSDMLLLNAANTGHFITLYDDELRGRIMREILAGTLESSVRAQYLNEQLLLMRGGLLPSSTLVDLLSVYKNESDQKVWEIISLALSELKKFVDRDTAAEHMLRTFAADLARMQYTRLGWSMAQGEPEQDTKLRAIAIGCMLYGEDVDAIRQARELYHANTLEQLDAELRPLIIGAVVRNDQQPHNIVRTLLQAYEDSTSAELRSDIASGVTATRDYSELKHLTRLLTNTRVIRSQDTIHWFVDLLRNREGRELAWKWLRDNWKWIEKTFASDKSHDYFPRYAASLLMTRQQLAEYREFFTPLRNDQSLVRAIDMGLLDLEGKLDLIDRDAPGVIAALSR
- a CDS encoding HNH endonuclease gives rise to the protein MRQRRRRVITVIALLAALAAWIVQTIPQSQLIATPQQRSGGGELASVVLETLPVKGRAPKTGYKRAQFGDGWAKLGDCDTRNLILQRDLKDVILEDDKCKVRTGALNDPYTGKDIAFARGASTSAAVQIDHVVALSNAWQTGAQQLSAERRVQLANDPLELLAVDGPANQQKGDGDAATWLPSNKPFRCQYIARQIAVKRKYALWVTEPEKAAMARVLSSCPEQIVPA
- a CDS encoding NUDIX hydrolase, translated to MIKPWKFIARKHIFQHPRLQLAEDTVALPNGKEISYLREAPAKTHSVAIIAINADGHILLQKEYSYPPNTVLWQLPGGAIESGESIIDAARRELAEESGFTANSCTVIGSYYLNNRRSDRKQFVIVCRDLREETLPSDDEEFIESVWTDRAEITRMVAAGEIENITLLAALQLYDSFNNSAL
- a CDS encoding queuosine precursor transporter, with amino-acid sequence MFNFLTRKRKKSFSAYDVLAALFLTTLIVSNIASTKIIAVGPLVFDAGTVLFPLAYIAGDIITEVYGFRRMRRLIVISVAMMLLTSATFWLVQVLPASADWTNQAAYDLTLGVVWRIVAASLVALFFGEILNAYVMARAKVQTKGSGLWLRLIGSSAVGDSVDTVLFSVIAFIGTMPFVSLVQLIATVFAIKMAVEIIISPVTMRFIYAIKQHEKTDVYELPAKHLLD
- the tgt gene encoding tRNA guanosine(34) transglycosylase Tgt, which produces MDIALTFNITHRLPSTLARAGVIHTPHGEIRTPAFIVGGTKATVKAITPEQVRNYGGQAVLANTYHLMLRPGADIVRAGGGLGAFMNWSEPTFTDSGGFQVFSLGIAYKKGIDAVAHTQKGSAKLAVASHNQLVRVTDEGAEFRSHIDGAKLLMTPESSMELQHAIGADIHMAFDELTAPLASHETIVTAMNRTHAWAERCLKRHSDLNAEHTERGENLQALYGVVQGARDEALRRKSAAFLGARKFDGYGIGGVFEPGEISSVVRWVCETLPAEKPRHLLGMGSQPADLFLGVEYGIDTFDCVAPTRQARNGALYTLNGRINISNARFKADFSPIDAACDCYTCQHYTRAYVNHLFRADEILGATLASIHNERFVVRTVDQIRESIIDGTFFAFKQQFLARYYGDKLPAGVPL